A genomic region of Rhizobium sp. NXC24 contains the following coding sequences:
- a CDS encoding acyl-CoA thioesterase, with protein MNDSVKPRGELTLRTLAMPADANPAGDIFGGWVMAQMDLASGIRAAERARGRVVTAAVKEMAFELPVKIGDTLSVYTDIERVGRTSITLIVEAWAHRSRYAKLEKVIAGTFIMVALDETGAPKPVPAES; from the coding sequence ATGAACGACAGCGTCAAACCAAGAGGCGAATTGACCCTGCGCACGCTGGCCATGCCCGCCGACGCCAATCCTGCCGGCGACATCTTCGGCGGCTGGGTCATGGCACAGATGGACTTGGCGAGCGGCATTCGCGCCGCCGAGCGGGCCCGCGGTCGCGTCGTCACTGCCGCCGTCAAGGAAATGGCATTCGAGCTGCCCGTGAAGATCGGCGACACGTTGAGCGTCTACACCGATATCGAACGCGTCGGCCGTACCTCGATCACGCTCATCGTCGAAGCATGGGCGCATCGTTCTCGCTATGCCAAGTTGGAGAAGGTGATAGCCGGCACATTCATCATGGTGGCGCTGGACGAGACCGGGGCCCCGAAGCCGGTTCCAGCGGAAAGCTGA
- a CDS encoding tetratricopeptide repeat protein encodes MKITSLAFGLALALSLAPFAYADDPAPGPGDTTIALKYWIQYARDGNPAAQYGLGYRYANGQGVEHDDAKAVEWYQKAAAQGNAKAEYALAYMYSNGRGIDKDQQQANAWYRKAAEQGNADAQYAIGYSLANGRGLDVDNEQAAGWYQKSAALGQPQAQYALGYMYAHGIGVHEDDTMALAWYRKSADQGRSDAQYALGYMFDNGLGTAADQSQAIEWYQKSADQGDAQGEYALGYAYANGHGVDQDDAQAYSWYKKSAEQGRADAQYALGYSFANGLGVPQDYKQALQWYRKSASQGRADAQYAVGYFYANGQGVPVNDDVAVEWYRKAADQGDAQGEYALAFMYACGRGLAKDYGKALQWYRKSADQGGADAQYALGYMYDNGQGTAPDKSEAVAWYRKAADQGNADGQYALAYLYYNGDGVPQDYSQAADLFRKAAEQGDARAQYGLGHMYYNGYGVAKDMNQASDWFHKAADQGLPEAQHGLGDMAADGGGLIKDVGPEGGELAKTNSRSEAPGWLVLRLLTTLLP; translated from the coding sequence TTGAAGATCACCAGCCTTGCATTTGGATTGGCGCTAGCTCTTTCGCTCGCTCCCTTTGCTTATGCCGATGATCCCGCGCCAGGTCCCGGCGATACCACGATCGCGCTGAAATATTGGATACAATACGCACGGGATGGCAATCCGGCCGCCCAATATGGCCTCGGCTATCGCTACGCCAACGGCCAGGGCGTCGAGCACGACGATGCGAAGGCGGTCGAATGGTACCAGAAGGCGGCGGCACAGGGGAATGCCAAGGCTGAATACGCCCTCGCCTACATGTATTCCAATGGCCGCGGCATCGACAAAGACCAGCAACAGGCAAATGCCTGGTACCGCAAAGCCGCCGAACAGGGCAATGCGGATGCGCAATATGCCATTGGCTATTCCCTCGCCAACGGCCGCGGGCTGGATGTCGACAACGAGCAGGCGGCCGGCTGGTACCAGAAATCCGCCGCACTCGGCCAACCCCAGGCGCAGTATGCCCTCGGCTATATGTATGCACACGGCATCGGCGTTCACGAGGACGATACGATGGCGCTTGCCTGGTATCGCAAGTCGGCGGATCAGGGACGCAGCGATGCACAATATGCGCTCGGCTATATGTTTGATAACGGCCTCGGCACAGCCGCAGATCAAAGCCAGGCGATAGAGTGGTATCAAAAATCAGCAGATCAGGGCGATGCCCAGGGCGAATATGCGCTCGGCTATGCCTATGCCAACGGCCACGGTGTCGATCAGGACGATGCCCAGGCCTATTCCTGGTATAAGAAATCCGCCGAGCAAGGCCGCGCCGACGCGCAATATGCGCTTGGTTACAGCTTCGCCAATGGCCTCGGTGTTCCCCAGGACTATAAGCAGGCGCTGCAATGGTACCGCAAATCGGCCTCCCAGGGTCGTGCCGATGCGCAATATGCAGTCGGCTACTTCTATGCCAATGGCCAGGGCGTTCCGGTCAATGATGACGTCGCGGTCGAATGGTATCGCAAGGCAGCCGATCAAGGCGACGCCCAAGGCGAATACGCTCTCGCCTTCATGTATGCCTGCGGTCGCGGCCTCGCGAAGGATTATGGCAAGGCCTTGCAATGGTACCGCAAGTCCGCCGATCAAGGCGGCGCGGATGCGCAATATGCGCTCGGCTATATGTACGACAATGGTCAGGGCACAGCCCCGGACAAGAGCGAGGCGGTGGCCTGGTACCGCAAAGCCGCTGACCAGGGCAATGCGGACGGCCAATATGCCCTTGCCTACCTCTATTACAATGGCGACGGTGTTCCCCAGGATTATAGCCAAGCCGCTGACCTTTTCCGCAAGGCCGCCGAGCAAGGCGACGCCCGTGCCCAATACGGGCTGGGACATATGTATTACAATGGCTACGGCGTGGCGAAGGATATGAACCAGGCCTCCGATTGGTTCCATAAGGCAGCGGATCAGGGGCTACCGGAGGCGCAACACGGCCTGGGCGACATGGCAGCCGACGGCGGTGGTCTTATCAAGGATGTTGGCCCGGAGGGTGGAGAACTCGCCAAGACGAACAGCCGGAGCGAAGCGCCGGGCTGGCTTGTCCTCCGATTGCTGACGACGCTGTTGCCATAA
- a CDS encoding tetratricopeptide repeat protein: MRFKRVAVGLLFALASIGVAHADRGQNAYDRGDYKAALDYWRPLANKGDAAAQLKLGEMYEEGDGVAKDLTQALSWYRKAADQGNAEAEFNVGTMYDEGQGVATDDAKAAVWYRKAAEQGYRDAQYNLALMYDNGEGVTKDSAQAFVWYSKAAKQGDADAQFNVGVMYDNGDGVNQDKSEAVAWYRKSADQGNADAQYNLAIMYDEGDGVPRDDAQALAWYRKSADQGKIEAEYNLAVMYRDGEGVPKDGNQAVSWFRKAADQGDAEAQYNLGAMYADGDGIAEDDAEAMVWFRKAADQNDVEAEYNLGVMYRDGEGVAKDGRQAVDWFEKAAAQNYADAAFNLGVMYRDGDGVPVDWAKSFEWFRKAKAMGRNDNEPGDNEETPPQNRTIPI, from the coding sequence GTGCGTTTCAAGAGGGTGGCCGTCGGATTGCTTTTTGCGTTGGCATCCATCGGCGTCGCGCATGCCGATCGCGGGCAGAACGCCTACGACCGAGGCGACTACAAGGCGGCGCTTGACTATTGGCGCCCGCTCGCAAACAAGGGCGACGCCGCGGCGCAACTGAAACTCGGCGAAATGTATGAGGAAGGCGACGGCGTCGCGAAGGATCTCACGCAGGCGCTGAGCTGGTATCGCAAGGCAGCCGACCAGGGTAATGCCGAGGCTGAGTTCAACGTCGGCACCATGTATGACGAAGGCCAAGGTGTCGCGACGGACGACGCCAAGGCCGCCGTCTGGTACCGCAAGGCCGCGGAACAAGGCTATCGCGATGCGCAATACAATCTCGCTTTGATGTACGACAATGGCGAGGGCGTGACGAAGGACAGCGCGCAAGCTTTCGTCTGGTACAGCAAGGCAGCCAAACAGGGCGACGCGGATGCGCAGTTCAATGTCGGGGTCATGTACGACAACGGTGACGGCGTAAATCAGGACAAGAGCGAGGCTGTTGCCTGGTACCGAAAATCCGCCGATCAGGGCAATGCCGACGCGCAATACAATCTCGCTATCATGTATGACGAAGGCGACGGCGTGCCCCGAGATGACGCCCAGGCTTTAGCCTGGTATCGCAAGTCCGCTGACCAAGGGAAAATCGAGGCGGAATACAATCTCGCCGTCATGTATCGCGACGGCGAAGGTGTGCCCAAGGACGGCAATCAAGCCGTCTCATGGTTCCGCAAGGCGGCAGACCAGGGCGATGCCGAGGCACAATATAATCTCGGCGCCATGTATGCGGACGGCGACGGAATTGCCGAAGACGACGCCGAGGCCATGGTCTGGTTCCGCAAGGCGGCGGATCAAAATGACGTCGAAGCCGAGTACAATCTCGGCGTCATGTATCGCGACGGCGAAGGCGTTGCCAAGGATGGCCGCCAAGCCGTCGATTGGTTCGAAAAGGCGGCCGCACAGAACTATGCCGACGCTGCCTTCAACCTTGGCGTCATGTATCGTGACGGCGACGGCGTGCCGGTGGATTGGGCAAAATCCTTCGAATGGTTCCGCAAGGCCAAAGCCATGGGCCGCAACGACAATGAGCCCGGTGATAATGAGGAGACGCCTCCGCAGAATAGGACCATCCCGATTTGA
- a CDS encoding tetratricopeptide repeat protein, with the protein MRLRQIGFGLALALSIAFQAHADDGQAAYDKGDYAGALAHWQPLANKGDAASQDGLGSLYALGKGVPQDYAEAIAWFAKAADQGLPKAQFHLGYAYLRGDGVTRDRNMAIGWFRKAAAQGYAPAQSILDQMK; encoded by the coding sequence ATGCGGCTCAGACAGATAGGCTTCGGACTGGCGCTGGCACTCTCGATCGCCTTTCAGGCCCATGCCGACGACGGGCAAGCCGCCTATGACAAAGGCGATTATGCCGGTGCACTCGCCCATTGGCAGCCTTTGGCGAACAAAGGCGATGCGGCGTCGCAGGATGGCCTCGGCAGCCTCTATGCGCTCGGAAAGGGCGTTCCTCAGGATTACGCCGAGGCCATTGCCTGGTTTGCCAAAGCCGCCGATCAAGGCCTGCCCAAGGCGCAATTCCATCTCGGCTATGCTTATCTCCGCGGCGACGGCGTCACGAGAGACCGCAACATGGCGATAGGCTGGTTCCGGAAAGCCGCCGCCCAGGGCTATGCGCCGGCACAGAGCATTCTCGATCAGATGAAGTGA
- a CDS encoding phytanoyl-CoA dioxygenase family protein, which translates to MSGSLHSVLDETTPGRAPLEANGKILSMAPDRFGYLEPTDAATDIATLREQYQEHGYLWLKGFLKRQDVLDFRAWVFAHLMDTGLLQPGSDPMVGLAAKAEADKSLADRRLMSLVRSVTYEGFCTQPRLASFMDEFLQGISYLHKRKIMRFTRPGTSVVTPAHYDLVYLRGGTNRIVTAWIPIGDIPVDMGGLVYLEGSHRIGADMEKEFAIKSASLSPEERISAFNKNMTEGGWVSKDLPDMAERFKTRWLAADYEAGDIMLHSPYMIHASTTNRDPKGRLRLSTDIRYQNVEDEIDVRWGNHWSLGDML; encoded by the coding sequence ATGTCGGGTTCGCTGCATTCCGTGCTGGATGAAACGACGCCCGGGCGGGCGCCGCTTGAGGCGAACGGCAAGATTCTGTCGATGGCGCCAGACCGTTTCGGCTATCTCGAACCCACCGATGCCGCGACCGACATTGCGACGCTGCGCGAGCAATATCAGGAGCATGGCTATCTCTGGCTCAAGGGATTTCTGAAGCGCCAGGATGTGCTCGATTTCCGCGCCTGGGTGTTCGCGCATCTGATGGACACCGGGCTTCTGCAGCCCGGCTCGGACCCCATGGTCGGTCTTGCCGCCAAGGCGGAAGCCGACAAGTCGCTGGCCGACCGGCGGTTGATGTCGCTGGTGCGTTCGGTGACCTATGAGGGCTTCTGTACCCAGCCGCGGCTGGCCTCCTTCATGGACGAATTCCTGCAGGGCATCTCCTATCTGCACAAGCGCAAGATCATGCGTTTCACCCGGCCGGGCACCAGCGTCGTCACGCCCGCGCACTATGATCTTGTCTATCTGCGCGGTGGCACGAACCGCATCGTCACTGCCTGGATTCCGATCGGCGATATTCCGGTCGATATGGGCGGCCTCGTCTATCTCGAGGGATCGCACCGGATCGGCGCCGATATGGAGAAGGAGTTCGCGATCAAGAGCGCCTCGCTCTCGCCGGAGGAACGTATCAGCGCCTTCAACAAGAACATGACCGAAGGTGGCTGGGTCTCCAAAGACCTGCCTGACATGGCGGAGCGCTTCAAGACACGCTGGCTCGCCGCCGACTATGAGGCCGGCGATATCATGTTGCACAGTCCCTACATGATCCACGCATCCACGACCAATCGGGATCCGAAGGGCCGTCTGCGCCTGTCGACCGACATCCGGTATCAGAATGTCGAGGACGAAATCGACGTCCGCTGGGGCAATCACTGGAGCTTGGGGGATATGCTCTAA
- a CDS encoding DMT family protein, whose translation MPSILNPAAVWPVIMLFASNIFMTFAWYGHLKHKSTAITIAVLGSWAIAFFEYCLAVPANRLGSGYYSTAQLKTMQEVITLIVFSGFSVFWLGENLTWGHAIGFALIAVGASFIFRG comes from the coding sequence ATGCCCTCCATCCTCAACCCGGCCGCGGTCTGGCCGGTCATCATGCTGTTTGCATCGAATATTTTCATGACCTTCGCCTGGTATGGCCATCTCAAGCACAAGAGCACGGCCATCACGATCGCCGTTCTTGGCAGTTGGGCCATAGCCTTTTTCGAATATTGCCTGGCCGTGCCCGCCAACCGCCTCGGCTCTGGCTATTATTCGACGGCGCAGTTGAAGACCATGCAGGAGGTGATCACGCTGATCGTGTTCTCCGGCTTCTCGGTCTTCTGGCTGGGCGAAAACCTGACCTGGGGCCACGCCATCGGTTTCGCGCTTATCGCTGTCGGCGCCTCCTTCATTTTCCGGGGATGA
- a CDS encoding MFS transporter produces MSALDSLRSLSPQQRNTVIAAYLGWTLDAFDFFILVFVLKYIAEEFHTDVPAVSVAIFLTLAMRALGALIFGLAADRFGRRVTLMADVLLYSIFEFLTGFSTGLTMFLILRAFFGIAMGGEWGVGASLTMETVPEESRGIVSGILQAGYPSGYLLASILFFLLFPIIGWRGMFMVGALPALLVLYIRRNVQESPAFVQRRATPQRPFVTVLRENIPLFLWAVLLMTAFNFFSHGTQDLYPTFLQTQRQYDSYTVGAIAIVYNIGAMIGGLFFGALSQRIGRRRAIVIASVLAIPVAPLWVYAPGPVLLAVGAFLMQFFVQGAWGIVPVHLNELSPDEVRGTFPGFAYQLGNLLASGNATIQAGLAARWNGDYAFALLIVLVIVAAVVALFSGFGFEKKDIRFGDKGTEEPQSAIPI; encoded by the coding sequence ATGTCAGCATTGGATAGTTTACGCTCTTTATCCCCGCAACAACGCAACACCGTCATCGCCGCCTATCTCGGCTGGACGCTCGATGCCTTCGATTTCTTCATATTGGTCTTCGTTCTCAAATATATCGCCGAGGAGTTTCATACCGATGTTCCCGCTGTCTCGGTGGCGATCTTCCTGACGCTCGCCATGCGGGCGCTCGGGGCGCTGATCTTCGGGCTTGCCGCCGATCGCTTCGGCCGGCGCGTGACGCTAATGGCGGACGTGCTGCTCTATTCGATCTTCGAGTTCCTGACCGGCTTTTCGACCGGGCTGACGATGTTCCTGATATTGCGGGCATTCTTCGGCATCGCCATGGGCGGTGAATGGGGTGTCGGCGCGTCGCTGACGATGGAGACGGTGCCCGAGGAGTCGCGCGGCATCGTGTCCGGCATTCTGCAGGCGGGCTATCCTTCCGGCTATCTGCTGGCTTCGATCTTGTTCTTCCTGCTCTTCCCGATCATCGGTTGGCGCGGCATGTTCATGGTCGGTGCGCTGCCGGCGCTGCTGGTGCTCTATATTCGCCGCAACGTACAGGAATCGCCGGCCTTCGTGCAGCGGCGGGCGACGCCGCAAAGGCCTTTCGTCACCGTATTGCGCGAGAATATCCCACTGTTCCTGTGGGCTGTGCTGTTGATGACCGCCTTCAACTTCTTCAGCCACGGGACGCAGGATCTCTACCCGACCTTCCTCCAGACACAGCGGCAGTATGACAGCTATACCGTCGGCGCTATCGCTATCGTTTACAATATTGGTGCGATGATTGGCGGCTTGTTTTTCGGGGCCCTGTCGCAGCGCATCGGGCGGCGGCGGGCGATCGTCATCGCTTCGGTGCTGGCAATCCCGGTCGCCCCGTTATGGGTCTATGCGCCCGGACCGGTGCTGCTCGCTGTCGGCGCCTTCCTGATGCAATTCTTCGTGCAGGGCGCCTGGGGCATCGTGCCGGTGCATCTCAACGAGCTGTCGCCCGATGAAGTGCGCGGCACATTCCCCGGCTTCGCCTATCAGCTCGGCAACCTGCTCGCATCCGGCAACGCAACGATTCAGGCGGGCCTGGCGGCACGTTGGAACGGCGACTACGCTTTTGCGTTGTTGATTGTATTGGTGATCGTCGCGGCCGTGGTGGCGCTATTTTCCGGTTTCGGTTTTGAAAAGAAGGATATCCGCTTCGGCGATAAGGGGACGGAGGAACCCCAGAGCGCGATACCGATCTAA
- the uvrB gene encoding excinuclease ABC subunit UvrB: MAKSPKNSSAPTGFEEAPQAPFEGAPLSGSVADWVKRLEAEAEASSVESQREIASKAGKHRKKVEIAASKSARGTSMGGSTDPKTRAAAGLNPVAGMDTTLEEAVNAGTAVTATVEALSALIESGNPLHKNGKIWTPHRPARPEKSEGGISIRMASEYQPAGDQPTAIRDLVEGLENGDRSQVLLGVTGSGKTFTMAKVIEETQRPAVILAPNKTLAAQLYSEFKNFFPDNAVEYFVSYYDYYQPEAYVPRSDTYIEKESSINEQIDRMRHSATRSLLERDDCIIVASVSCIYGIGSVETYTAMTFQMNVGDRLDQRQLLADLVAQQYKRRDMDFIRGSFRVRGDTIEIFPAHLEDAAWRISMFGDEIDAITEFDPLTGQKTGDLKSVKIYANSHYVTPRPTLNGAIKAIKEELKLRLAELEKAGRLLEAQRLEQRTRYDVEMLEATGSCQGIENYSRYLTGRNPGEPPPTLFEYIPDNAIIFIDESHVTVPQIGGMYRGDFRRKATLAEYGFRLPSCMDNRPLRFEEWDAMRPDTIAVSATPGGWEMEQSGGVFAEQVIRPTGLIDPPVEVRSARTQVDDVLGEIRETAAKGYRTLCTVLTKRMAEDLTEYLHEQGVRVRYMHSDIDTLERIEIIRDLRLGAFDVLVGINLLREGLDIPECGFVAILDADKEGFLRSETSLIQTIGRAARNVDGKVILYADTVTGSMQRAMEETSRRREKQMAYNEENGITPESVKAKISDILDSVYEKDHVRADIGGASGKGFADGGHLVGNNLQAHLNALEKQMRDAAADLDFEKAARLRDEIKRLKAAELAVMDDPMAREEARNIEGGKIGRPNPSRPRSPSTNSGASAPQDEDGAGAASGGRGNPHGEEARRAVSNHEEEAQRSYFAKPTLDEMGPGSDAGTPLFRKKTSSDALSGTAGQDSESEQARTRGYFRRNSLDEMTVGRTEKPVLGKVPDKPIIRAKPGVGSYEDAVDEKQRKGRTKGKTGRPGR; encoded by the coding sequence ATGGCAAAATCACCGAAAAATTCCTCCGCCCCGACCGGTTTCGAAGAGGCGCCGCAGGCACCGTTTGAAGGTGCGCCGTTGAGCGGCAGCGTCGCAGATTGGGTCAAGCGGCTCGAGGCGGAGGCGGAAGCCAGCAGCGTCGAGAGCCAGCGCGAAATCGCCTCCAAGGCAGGCAAGCACCGGAAGAAGGTGGAGATCGCTGCATCGAAATCGGCGCGCGGCACCTCCATGGGCGGTTCGACCGACCCGAAAACACGTGCCGCTGCCGGGCTCAATCCGGTGGCCGGCATGGACACAACGCTGGAGGAGGCCGTCAATGCCGGCACGGCCGTCACTGCCACGGTCGAAGCGCTGTCGGCGCTGATCGAGAGCGGCAATCCGCTGCACAAGAACGGCAAGATCTGGACGCCGCACCGCCCTGCTCGGCCGGAAAAATCCGAAGGCGGCATCAGCATCCGCATGGCCTCGGAATACCAGCCCGCCGGCGACCAGCCGACGGCGATCCGCGACCTCGTCGAGGGCCTGGAAAACGGCGATCGCAGCCAAGTGCTGCTCGGCGTCACCGGCTCCGGTAAGACCTTCACCATGGCGAAGGTGATCGAGGAGACCCAGCGTCCGGCCGTCATCCTGGCGCCGAACAAGACGCTGGCGGCGCAGCTCTATTCCGAGTTCAAGAACTTCTTCCCGGACAATGCGGTCGAGTATTTCGTCTCCTACTACGATTACTACCAGCCGGAAGCCTATGTGCCGCGCTCGGACACCTATATCGAGAAGGAATCCTCGATCAACGAGCAGATCGACCGCATGCGCCACTCGGCGACGCGTTCGCTGCTGGAGCGCGACGACTGTATCATCGTCGCTTCCGTCTCCTGCATCTACGGTATCGGCTCGGTCGAGACCTATACGGCCATGACCTTCCAGATGAATGTGGGCGATCGGCTGGACCAGCGCCAGCTCCTGGCCGACCTCGTGGCGCAGCAATACAAGCGCCGCGACATGGATTTCATCCGCGGCTCCTTCCGCGTGCGCGGCGACACCATCGAAATCTTCCCGGCCCACTTGGAGGATGCCGCCTGGCGCATCTCCATGTTCGGCGACGAGATCGACGCCATCACCGAATTCGATCCGTTGACCGGCCAGAAGACCGGCGACCTGAAATCGGTGAAGATCTACGCCAATTCGCACTATGTTACACCCCGGCCGACGTTGAATGGCGCCATCAAGGCGATCAAGGAAGAGTTGAAGCTCCGCCTCGCCGAGCTGGAAAAGGCCGGCCGTTTGTTGGAAGCGCAGCGCCTGGAGCAGCGCACCCGCTACGATGTCGAGATGCTGGAAGCCACCGGCTCCTGCCAGGGCATCGAGAACTATTCGCGCTATCTCACCGGCCGCAATCCCGGCGAGCCGCCGCCGACGCTGTTCGAATATATTCCCGACAACGCCATCATCTTCATCGACGAAAGCCACGTCACCGTGCCGCAGATCGGCGGCATGTACCGCGGCGACTTCCGGCGCAAGGCGACGCTCGCCGAATACGGCTTCCGCCTGCCCTCCTGCATGGACAACCGCCCGCTGCGCTTCGAGGAATGGGACGCCATGCGCCCGGACACGATCGCGGTGTCGGCAACGCCGGGCGGCTGGGAGATGGAGCAATCCGGCGGCGTCTTCGCCGAACAGGTCATCCGCCCGACCGGCCTGATCGACCCGCCGGTCGAAGTCCGCTCCGCTCGCACCCAGGTCGACGACGTGCTCGGCGAAATCCGCGAGACCGCCGCCAAGGGCTACCGTACCCTCTGCACCGTGCTGACCAAGCGCATGGCCGAGGACCTGACGGAGTATCTGCATGAACAGGGCGTGCGCGTCCGCTACATGCACTCCGATATTGACACGCTGGAGCGCATCGAGATCATCCGCGATCTGCGCCTCGGCGCCTTCGACGTGCTCGTCGGCATCAATCTGCTGCGTGAAGGCCTCGACATTCCCGAATGCGGCTTCGTCGCTATCCTCGACGCCGACAAGGAAGGGTTCCTGCGCTCGGAAACGTCGCTGATCCAGACGATCGGCCGCGCCGCGCGTAACGTCGACGGCAAGGTCATCCTCTATGCCGACACCGTTACCGGCTCGATGCAGCGGGCGATGGAGGAAACCAGCCGCCGCCGCGAAAAGCAGATGGCCTATAACGAGGAAAACGGCATCACGCCGGAATCGGTTAAGGCGAAGATTTCCGACATCCTCGACAGCGTCTACGAGAAGGACCACGTCCGCGCCGATATCGGCGGCGCCTCCGGCAAGGGCTTTGCCGATGGCGGCCATCTCGTCGGCAACAACCTGCAGGCCCATCTCAACGCGCTGGAAAAACAGATGCGCGACGCCGCCGCCGACCTCGACTTCGAAAAAGCCGCCCGCCTGCGCGACGAAATCAAACGCCTCAAAGCCGCCGAACTCGCCGTCATGGACGACCCGATGGCCCGCGAAGAGGCAAGGAACATTGAAGGCGGCAAAATTGGCCGCCCCAATCCTTCGAGGCCCCGGTCCCCTTCGACAAACTCAGGAGCCTCCGCACCTCAGGATGAGGACGGAGCAGGCGCCGCATCGGGAGGTAGAGGCAACCCTCATGGTGAGGAGGCCCGCAGGGCCGTCTCGAACCATGAGGAGGAAGCGCAGCGCTCTTATTTCGCCAAGCCCACCCTCGACGAAATGGGCCCCGGCAGCGACGCCGGCACGCCCCTCTTCCGCAAAAAAACCAGTTCGGACGCCTTGTCCGGCACAGCCGGGCAAGATAGCGAATCCGAGCAAGCAAGAACTCGAGGCTATTTCCGAAGGAATAGCCTCGACGAAATGACCGTCGGCAGGACGGAAAAGCCGGTCCTCGGCAAGGTGCCGGACAAGCCGATCATCCGCGCGAAGCCGGGCGTCGGCTCCTATGAGGATGCGGTGGATGAGAAGCAGCGGAAGGGCCGGACCAAGGGCAAGACGGGGCGGCCTGGGAGGTAA
- a CDS encoding DUF6428 family protein, with protein MNAIDKVQSSDINLGLLLETLAASRDLPLVFRYEGRSVKPGYHVTEVKAGQFSALDCGANPEAWAEIFVQLWDIEEGNRTYMLAGKFAAIIRKVSEHVQLDGSAKLTFEVSDGVQPMRLYCASTPVICDGALYVELVPRAASCKPRDRWLAEQAQVAACCGSAAAAKCCG; from the coding sequence ATGAATGCGATCGACAAGGTCCAATCTTCGGATATCAACCTTGGCCTTTTGCTTGAGACATTGGCAGCTTCCCGCGATCTGCCCCTTGTATTCCGCTATGAGGGCCGGTCGGTGAAGCCGGGCTATCATGTCACCGAAGTCAAGGCGGGGCAGTTTTCAGCGCTGGACTGCGGGGCCAATCCGGAAGCATGGGCAGAGATTTTCGTGCAGCTCTGGGATATCGAGGAAGGCAACCGCACCTATATGCTTGCGGGCAAGTTCGCTGCCATCATTCGCAAGGTTTCCGAGCATGTTCAGCTTGATGGCTCGGCGAAGCTGACCTTTGAGGTAAGCGATGGTGTGCAGCCGATGCGGCTCTATTGCGCATCGACTCCTGTCATCTGCGATGGTGCGCTATATGTCGAACTCGTTCCCCGCGCGGCGAGTTGTAAGCCGCGTGACCGGTGGCTGGCTGAACAGGCTCAAGTGGCGGCCTGCTGCGGATCGGCGGCTGCTGCCAAGTGCTGCGGGTAG
- a CDS encoding metalloregulator ArsR/SmtB family transcription factor yields MDERQALASFGALSQETRLQIIRMLVVAGPDGMSAGTIAEKLEVSPSNISFHLKELDRAGLVNQQREARSIIYTANYDALSGLVRFLMEDCCGGNPEICAPTAKVAACCAPAEEKVQ; encoded by the coding sequence ATGGATGAACGTCAAGCTCTCGCTTCGTTCGGTGCGCTCTCGCAGGAGACCCGACTACAGATCATCCGCATGCTCGTCGTTGCCGGTCCGGACGGCATGTCGGCAGGAACAATTGCGGAAAAGCTCGAAGTATCGCCTTCGAACATCTCGTTCCATCTTAAGGAACTGGATCGAGCCGGCCTCGTCAACCAGCAGCGTGAAGCTCGCTCCATCATCTACACCGCCAATTACGATGCGCTGAGCGGCCTCGTGCGTTTCCTGATGGAAGACTGCTGCGGGGGCAATCCCGAAATTTGTGCACCAACGGCCAAGGTTGCCGCCTGCTGCGCGCCCGCAGAGGAAAAAGTTCAATGA
- a CDS encoding MIP/aquaporin family protein: MTLFPLSRRLASEALGAALLVATVVGSGIMADRLTTDTALALLANTLATGAILVVLITVLGPVSGAHFNPVVSLVFALRRGLTAMSALTYIVAQILGGIVGTILAHAMFELPLLQTSTTIRAGGAQWLSEVTATFGLIFVILAGLRFRSETVPWLVGLYITAAYWFTASTSFANPAIAIARSLTNTFSGIRPVDLPGFIVAEVLGALLASMLASWLLMEARNPQTPTETESAP, from the coding sequence ATGACTTTGTTTCCTCTCTCGCGCCGCCTTGCCTCGGAAGCCCTCGGCGCGGCACTTCTGGTTGCGACCGTCGTCGGTTCGGGCATCATGGCGGACAGGCTGACGACTGATACGGCGCTTGCATTGCTCGCCAACACGCTTGCGACGGGTGCGATCCTTGTCGTGCTGATTACTGTGCTGGGGCCGGTTTCCGGGGCTCACTTCAACCCGGTCGTATCGCTGGTTTTCGCGCTCCGTCGCGGACTGACCGCAATGTCGGCTCTGACCTATATCGTCGCGCAAATCCTTGGTGGCATTGTCGGAACCATTCTTGCCCATGCCATGTTCGAATTGCCCTTGCTTCAAACCTCGACCACCATCCGTGCCGGCGGCGCGCAATGGCTTTCTGAAGTAACGGCCACGTTCGGCCTCATCTTCGTGATCCTCGCTGGCCTGCGATTTCGGTCCGAAACCGTGCCCTGGCTGGTCGGTCTCTATATCACCGCCGCGTACTGGTTCACGGCTTCCACTTCATTCGCCAATCCCGCCATCGCTATCGCCCGCTCGCTGACAAACACCTTTTCGGGCATCCGTCCGGTCGATCTGCCAGGCTTTATCGTCGCGGAAGTCCTGGGCGCATTGCTGGCATCGATGCTCGCTAGCTGGCTGTTGATGGAAGCCCGCAATCCTCAAACTCCTACAGAAACGGAATCCGCCCCATGA